AATGCAATTGTCCGATACCAACTGATTAGCAGTTATAACCAGCTGAGCTACATTCGCTATTTGTAGGCTATCGATAAAAGTAAAAATAAGGGGATTTGGCATGATGACAACCACAGAAAAAAACGCTACCTTTCATCTGCAGATGCCCAAATGGAATAAGCCCAAAAAAGATGCTTTTCCGTTGATGTATCGAGCAGAAGATGAATGGACGCCTTCCGATATTCGTAAGCGTTTAAATCGCCGGTTAGATAAACATATCGCCCGAACAGTAGGCTACCAGGTGGAGTGGCTGAGCGATCCTGGCTTCTATATCCTGATACGGCCGCATAGCATTCCCAGTGTCCCTCAAGGAGGCCTCTATACCGTACATGGGCCTGGACCACAAAAGCAGATCATAAATCCTTTTAGAAGCTGCATAGCCCTTACAGAAGAAGAAGCTTGGGATTGGGTACCTTGCTTTTCCACCAATAGGGAGCATTTGCATGCGCTACTGCTGCATATGAAGCATGATAGAGCTTATCGATTTGAAGATCGTATGGACCAGGAACTCTATCACTTTTTAAAAAAGGTTTGGTCCAAGATGTAAGACGAATCCAAAATTATATAGTAAAAACAAGTCCACTTTGGACCACCCCATCATGAGAAATAAGGTCGATGATCTGCATAGAATCTTCGACCTTATATCATTCATATACCGCGTCTTTTTAACTTCTTATTCGTTATAGAAAACCATATCCTCTGCTATTTTCTTTACATTATTCTAATAAATTTAAAAAATGAAACAAAATGAAACGTTTTGAACTTTCGATGAAACAAATCGTTGACTGTATCCTGATATCTTCATAGTATCGGTCGTGAATTCAAAGACATCGTTATTCGCCGTTTCGACCGACCATACAAGAGAAAGGAGCCGTAAAGCGCAGCGATAGTAATAGAATAAATACAAGTGTTTTGCCAAGTTTGATACGGATCAAAAAGATCCCCTAATGCTACATAGCATTTGCCGGACATGTCTAACCATGTCGCAGGCCCATACTACTACGCCGGTCCGGATCGGATCGGTGAAACGCAGCTGATCGGTTCAGCACCGTTTTACAGTGTCCATCCGGACGGACAGACCGGGAGAGAAAAATAGAATGACATGTAAACCAATGCGGAAATTAAGTCTTTTTAGCGGTATCGGCGGCCTCGATCTGGCTGCCAAATTAGCAGGAATGGAAACTGTCGCTTTTTGTGAGCGCGAAGCTTATCCATGCCGGGTTCTGATGAACCGATTCCCCGGCACCCCTATTTATGATGATGTGCGCACCTTAACGGTAGACAAACTCAAGGAGGATGGAATCATTGCCGAAAACCAACCGATCGACCTTATCTCTGCCGGATACCCCTGCCAGCCATTCAGCGCTGCCGGGAAGCGAAGAGGCGAGAAAGATGACCGTCACCTCTGGCCGGAAGTTGCTCGGCTCTTATACGAGATCCGGCCCACTTGGTTTATTGGTGAGAACGTTGCTGGACACGTCAGTTTGGGGCTCGACACTGTGTTATCTGATCTGGCGGCAATCGGCTACGAAGCAGAACCATTCATTGTTCCGGCTTGTGCCGTCGGTGCGACGAACCGCCGAGATCGCGTCTTTATTGTCGCCTATACCGATATCCCTGCAGAATGGTCACTCGACGCCGGAAAACCGCGCACCCCACTCCTTGGAGACGGAAAGCCAAAGCTTGAGCAGCTCTTTACCGAGCAGTTCGGCAACCACATTGGATGGTCCCGCGTTGTTGACGAGTACTGCAGTACCTCGGATGTGGGCTACGCCGCAGAGCCGGGATTACCGGACCGGGGACAAGCCGGGTTCCTCCCGGCAGCTGCGCAAGCAAACGCAGGGGTGGAGCAGCAATTTGAACGACCAGGTCAAAATGTGGCCGACGCCGCTGGCTTCCCAAGTCACAGCCAGAACCTCTATCCAGATCAACGAACGTGGACGCAGAGTGAGCCCGGGGGGACAAACGCGTGGACTGGACTTGCCAACGACAGTGCTGCTGCAGACGCCGAAATCCGAACATCTGCCGAAGGGGGCTTCACCACAGCTGAACCCGGAATGGGTCGAATTCTCGATGGGTTTTCCGCCTGGCTGGACAACTATCCATGGCCAGCAGGAATGGGATCAGCTCAGCACGACTGGGAACCTCCCCGTACAGCCGTAAATGTGCCAGACCGGGTAGCCCGGCTTAAAGCGCTGGGTAATGCCGTGAATCCGATTCAAGCGTTCCCCTTCTTTTATGTGATCCGGCAGATTCATGATTACATGCATCCGGATCGCCTAGCTGCTCGCAGCAGTCAGCAGCTGCTGATCCAGGAGGGGGCCTAATGAATACAGAACTTCAGCAGCATGTGGCATCGATACGCAGCGCTCCCCTGCAGGCGCTGAGCTTTATTCTTCTTCAAACCAAGTTTAAGTGGTGCAAGGTCGGGTGGGTGTCCTGGGCACTCCGCCAGACGCCCGCTGCGCAGCCGCTTCTCAAGCTACAGGCCGCTGCCTTACCCAAAGCAGAGCGTGAAGTGGATTACTGGCCTACCCCTATGGCCAGCGGTCATCAGATTGTCGCGCCGCGGCGTGGCAAAGGGCAAATAGTCACGCTATCGCAGCAGCTGGCTATTTATGAGCCCGATCATATTGGCGAAGTGATTAATCCCGCCTGGATCGAGTGCATGATGGGTTTTCCGGAAGGCTGGACGTCTTTAGATCCTCGCCTCTGTATTCAAGAATAAAAACGATAGCGAAGGGATCAAATGGAAAAGCGAGCGGTGGATCAGCGGTATAACTGCAGCAACGAAGAATGGGTATACAGAGGACTTACCTGGGTCAATTACATGTGGATGCATCACGTGGAATGGTTGACTGATGAGGAGTCCGAGGCCTACGAGGAAGATGAATTTAAAGAACTGCTGGGTCGATCCACAAGGATAACAATTTCTGAAGAGTAGCAAGCTACATTTATGTGCGAAGAAGTAGGACGCCTGAATCGTCCTACTTTTTTACTTAATACAGGAGGTGTATGGAGTGAGCAAGTATAGCTTCTAATACCGATGAGGAGGGGATGAAAGGTGAATAAATGGTGGTTCTTTGCCTATGTAGCACCGAGTCTTATCAATCTATACGCTATCACTAAAAATATAGTTGAAGTAATAGTATGGAAATCTCAAAAAGCAGCGATTTTGGAGAGTTCCGCCTTAAATGTCTATGAAAAAGTACAGATTTCAAATGTATCCATCATTCACTACCTGTATATCCTTGTCGGATATGCTGGTTTGCATTTTGCTGCGGCTTGGCTGTATGAAAACCGTCATTGTTTGGCGTTTAAGCGTTGCGAAGGATTATTGATAGGTTGGAGTATGGCTATACTACCACTTCTATATTTTATGCTTGATCGCCTTGGCATCAATTTTGTTCATTTCATCGAAGATCCTGAGTCTACACTTCTTTTGTTCATCGCCAGCCTTATGGGATTTGTTATAGCCGGTCATACTTTATTGGCATTTGTAAGGCAGAAGGACAAAGAGAGACAGATCAAAATATAAATCTACCAAACAAGAAAAAGAGAGGCTGCGGCAGATGATGCATTATTTGATGCTATCAGTATGCGGCTTTACCAGTAAGGAATGAGGTATATAAATGAAAATCATTCATGTATTTGAAAAAATCCCTACTATCCTGGGACCCAGCATTATGTTGCTGGGCCCATCTTCATTGGACGAAAAGGTCACGGCTTGGCGGCAAGAAGCGATTCAGCATCTGCAAGCTACAGGGTTTGATGGCACGATTCTGATCCCAGAGCCACGTAGTCGTGGATCGCATGTGGATTACCCACTGCACTTGGAATGGGTGCTGCAGGCTTGCCAGCAGGCGGATGTTCTACTCTTTTGGATTCCACGTCATTTGGTCCATATGCCCGCTCTAAAAACAAACGTGGAAGTGGGTATGTTCATCCGTTCCAACAAGTTTATGCTAGGAGCTCCGCCGGATGCGCAGAAGATGCATTATATCCGGACGCTGGCGGCCCATTATGGGCACTGCTGCTACGAGACCTTACCCGAACTCCTTCAGGCCGCACAGGTCCGCCTACAGGCACTCTGGCAGCAGAGCAGCGTGCGAGGAATCCGCCAGCTGCGCCATGATGATGTTCCGCAGCTGGCCGCACTCTACGGCCAGCAGGAGGAAGGGCAGGTCTCTGCAGCGGATCTGGAGCAGGCGAGCCGGATGCTGCTTCAAAGCGAAGAGAAAGGAGATAGACTGATCGGTTACTTTCGGCAAGGGGAGCTGATCGGCTGTTTATCGATGCATTTCATGATGCAAGCCTTACCTGGTCAACCAGCTGAACGAAAAGCATACCTGAGCAGTGTCATCGTAGGGGGCGACTACCAGTTTCAGGGCATTGGCACCGAGCTGGTACAACATGCGCTGCAGCTGGCTGAACAGGCCGGAGCAACCGGTGTACAGGTCCAGGCAGTAGCTGGTAATCACGCGGTGCAGCGAATGCTGGATAAGAATGGATTCTTGATGGAGGATTTGAATTTTCATTTCCGTTTTGCTAAAGCAACCTGGCCGGCAAATAAGCCGGAAGTACAGCTGGTATGAGCAACCCTGACTTCCAAGTGAACTCCTATTTGAAACGAAGTTTCTCGCCTGTGAAGATGGGGAAGTCAGTCCGTACCGAGCCGATCGATTCCAAATGAAAAACTAAAAAATCTCGTCTGGTCCGGATCTATTAGGTAAGGAGGAAGAAGAGTGAGGGGATGGTGGACGCGCAAGTCGGTGTTGGAGCTGCTTGTTCAATCGATTCAGAAACGGCTGCAGCTGATGCAGCACCAGCTGCAGCGCTACCCGGTCAATGATGAACTGCTACACTACATGCTAGACGAGCTACGACAAATGCGGCAAGA
The DNA window shown above is from Paenibacillus bovis and carries:
- a CDS encoding GNAT family N-acetyltransferase, with the protein product MKIIHVFEKIPTILGPSIMLLGPSSLDEKVTAWRQEAIQHLQATGFDGTILIPEPRSRGSHVDYPLHLEWVLQACQQADVLLFWIPRHLVHMPALKTNVEVGMFIRSNKFMLGAPPDAQKMHYIRTLAAHYGHCCYETLPELLQAAQVRLQALWQQSSVRGIRQLRHDDVPQLAALYGQQEEGQVSAADLEQASRMLLQSEEKGDRLIGYFRQGELIGCLSMHFMMQALPGQPAERKAYLSSVIVGGDYQFQGIGTELVQHALQLAEQAGATGVQVQAVAGNHAVQRMLDKNGFLMEDLNFHFRFAKATWPANKPEVQLV